One Bradyrhizobium zhanjiangense DNA segment encodes these proteins:
- a CDS encoding threonine ammonia-lyase, translated as MADLSQSATSDLGDFPVAPSDIHAAAETIRGAVVETPCSYSRTLSSICGCDIWLKFENLQFTSSFKERGALNRLTALTPEERARGVIAMSAGNHAQGVAYHARRLNIPATIVMPVGTPMVKIENTRHHGAEVVVTGATLEEAAAFARSHGEARGMIFVHPYDDPLVIAGQGTVGLEMLKAVPELDTLVVPIGGGGLISGIAIAAKSIKPSLRMLGVEAWLYPSMYNAIHDGNLPARGDTLAEGIAVKSPGKITTEIVRRLVDDIALVNEAELERAVATLISIEKTVVEGAGAAGLAALMSDPSRFAGQKVGLVLSGGNIDTRLIASVLTRELAREGRLTQLSLDIPDRPGQLAAVAALLAEAGANIIEVSHQRTFSDLPAKATLLQLVIETRDSAHLDEVMARLSASGLTARCT; from the coding sequence ATGGCCGACTTGTCCCAAAGCGCGACCTCCGATCTCGGCGACTTCCCGGTCGCACCAAGCGACATCCATGCGGCCGCCGAGACCATCCGGGGTGCCGTCGTCGAAACGCCTTGTAGCTACAGCCGGACGCTGAGCAGCATCTGCGGTTGCGACATCTGGCTGAAATTCGAGAACCTCCAGTTCACCTCCTCGTTCAAGGAACGCGGCGCCCTCAATAGGCTGACCGCGCTGACGCCGGAGGAGCGTGCGCGCGGCGTCATCGCGATGTCGGCGGGTAACCACGCACAGGGCGTCGCCTATCACGCGAGAAGGCTCAACATTCCCGCCACCATCGTCATGCCGGTCGGCACGCCCATGGTGAAGATCGAGAATACCAGGCATCACGGCGCGGAGGTGGTGGTTACGGGCGCGACGCTGGAGGAGGCGGCCGCGTTCGCGCGGAGCCACGGTGAGGCTCGCGGCATGATCTTCGTCCATCCCTATGACGATCCGCTGGTGATCGCCGGGCAGGGTACCGTCGGACTGGAGATGCTGAAGGCGGTGCCGGAGCTCGATACGTTGGTCGTCCCGATCGGCGGCGGCGGGCTGATCAGCGGCATCGCCATTGCCGCCAAGTCGATCAAACCGTCGCTACGGATGCTCGGCGTCGAGGCCTGGCTCTATCCCTCGATGTACAATGCCATCCATGACGGGAATCTGCCGGCGCGCGGTGACACGCTCGCCGAAGGCATCGCGGTCAAATCGCCCGGCAAGATCACCACCGAAATCGTCCGCCGCCTCGTCGATGACATCGCGCTCGTGAACGAAGCCGAGCTCGAGCGTGCGGTTGCGACCCTGATCTCGATCGAGAAGACGGTGGTCGAGGGCGCCGGTGCCGCCGGCCTTGCCGCGCTGATGTCCGATCCATCTCGCTTCGCCGGCCAGAAAGTGGGCCTGGTGCTGAGCGGCGGCAACATCGATACGAGACTGATCGCCTCGGTCCTGACCCGCGAGCTGGCACGCGAGGGGCGACTGACCCAACTCTCGCTCGATATTCCTGACCGCCCCGGGCAATTGGCCGCGGTCGCGGCGCTTTTGGCCGAAGCCGGCGCCAACATCATCGAGGTCTCGCACCAGCGGACCTTCTCCGACCTGCCGGCCAAGGCGACGCTGCTGCAACTGGTCATCGAGACCCGCGACAGCGCCCATCTCGACGAGGTGATGGCAAGGCTCAGTGCATCCGGTTTGACGGCGCGCTGCACGTGA
- the secD gene encoding protein translocase subunit SecD, with product MLYFTRWRALGIILTALIVCLCAVPNFFPEAQVKTWPAWAQRRLVLGLDLQGGSYLLLEVDSAYVRKERLDQIRDDVRRTLRDAKIGFTGGVTVRNDAVEVRISKESDAQAALAKLRELSQPLGGLMGSGGQRDLEVTDAGGGVIRLSIPQAAMLDRMRKTIEQSIQIVERRVNELGTVEPVIQRQGNDRILVQVPGLQDPTRLKELLGKTAKMEFRMVDTSVPPDQAQQGRLPPESELLMSASPPPTPYVVKKQVLVAGGDLTDAQASFDQRTGEPVVSFKFNTSGARKFSQATQENVGLPFAIVLDNKVISAPVIREPITGGQGQISGNFTVQSANDLAILLRAGALPAPLTVVEERTVGPGLGQDSIEKGELAAYVGSILVIVFMLATYRLFGVFANVAVAINVAMIFGLLSLLNATLTLPGIAGIVLTVGIAVDSNVLIYERIREELRGGRNAISAIDAGFKRALATILDSNITTFIAAAVLFYIGTGPVRGFAVTLGIGIITTVFTAFTLTRLIVAGWVRWKRPQSVPI from the coding sequence ATGTTGTATTTCACGCGGTGGAGGGCGCTCGGGATTATCCTGACGGCGCTGATCGTGTGCCTCTGCGCGGTCCCCAACTTCTTCCCCGAGGCGCAGGTCAAGACCTGGCCGGCCTGGGCGCAGCGCCGGCTCGTGCTCGGCCTCGACCTGCAGGGCGGATCCTATCTGCTGCTTGAGGTCGATTCCGCCTATGTGAGGAAGGAGAGGCTCGACCAGATCCGCGACGACGTTCGCCGGACGCTGCGCGATGCCAAGATCGGTTTCACCGGTGGCGTTACCGTGCGCAACGACGCGGTCGAAGTTCGCATCAGCAAGGAATCCGATGCGCAGGCCGCACTCGCCAAGCTGCGCGAGCTGTCGCAGCCGCTGGGCGGCCTCATGGGATCCGGCGGTCAGCGCGACCTTGAAGTCACCGATGCCGGTGGCGGTGTGATCCGCCTGAGCATCCCGCAGGCCGCGATGCTCGACCGCATGCGCAAGACCATCGAGCAGTCGATCCAGATCGTCGAACGCCGCGTCAACGAGCTCGGCACCGTCGAGCCCGTGATTCAGCGCCAGGGCAACGACCGCATCCTGGTGCAGGTCCCCGGCCTCCAGGACCCGACGCGCCTGAAGGAACTCCTGGGCAAGACCGCGAAGATGGAATTCCGCATGGTCGATACCTCCGTGCCGCCGGATCAGGCTCAGCAGGGCAGGTTGCCGCCGGAATCCGAACTCTTGATGAGCGCCTCGCCGCCGCCGACGCCTTACGTGGTCAAGAAGCAGGTGCTGGTTGCCGGCGGCGATCTGACCGATGCCCAGGCGAGCTTCGACCAGCGCACGGGTGAGCCGGTCGTCAGCTTCAAGTTCAATACGTCGGGCGCGCGCAAATTCTCGCAGGCGACGCAAGAGAATGTGGGACTGCCGTTCGCGATCGTGCTCGACAACAAGGTGATCTCGGCGCCCGTCATCCGCGAGCCGATCACCGGCGGCCAAGGCCAGATCTCCGGGAATTTCACCGTGCAATCGGCCAACGATCTCGCGATCCTCCTGCGCGCCGGCGCGCTGCCGGCGCCGCTCACGGTGGTCGAGGAACGCACCGTCGGTCCGGGTCTCGGCCAGGATTCGATCGAGAAGGGCGAGCTTGCGGCCTATGTCGGCTCGATCCTCGTCATCGTGTTCATGCTCGCGACCTACCGGCTGTTCGGCGTGTTCGCGAACGTCGCGGTGGCGATCAACGTCGCGATGATCTTCGGCCTGTTGTCGCTGCTCAACGCCACGCTGACGCTGCCCGGCATCGCCGGCATCGTGCTCACCGTTGGCATCGCGGTCGATTCCAACGTGCTGATCTACGAGCGCATCCGCGAGGAGCTGCGCGGCGGCCGGAACGCGATCTCGGCGATCGACGCCGGCTTCAAGCGGGCGCTGGCGACGATCCTCGATTCCAACATCACCACCTTCATTGCTGCCGCCGTGCTGTTCTACATCGGCACCGGCCCGGTGCGCGGCTTTGCCGTGACGCTCGGCATCGGCATCATCACCACGGTGTTCACCGCCTTCACCCTGACGCGGCTGATCGTCGCCGGGTGGGTGCGGTGGAAGCGGCCGCAGAGCGTGCCGATCTAG
- the secF gene encoding protein translocase subunit SecF, which translates to MTHTVLIGLGVLIAILTVVAALGLLPSLRIVPDNTHFDFTRFRRISFPISAALSIVAITLFFTHGLNFGIDFRGGTLLEVQAKSGTADIAAMRTTLDSLRLGEVQLQQFGGPADVLIRVAEQPGGDAAQQEAVQKVRAALGDSVEYRRVEVVGPRVSGELLAYGMLGLMLAIVAILIYLWFRFEWQFALGAMIANVHDIVLTIGFMSISQVDFDLTSIAALLTILGYSLNDTVVIYDRIREMLRRYKKMPMPQLLNESINSTLSRSIITHVTVTLALLALLLFGGHAIHSFTAVMMFGVVLVGTYTSIFIAAPILIYLGVGEHREDAPDTATPAKKNKA; encoded by the coding sequence GTGACTCACACCGTTCTCATCGGGCTCGGCGTCCTCATCGCCATTCTCACCGTGGTCGCGGCCCTCGGCCTCTTGCCGTCGCTGCGTATCGTCCCGGACAATACGCATTTCGACTTCACGCGCTTTCGCCGCATCAGCTTCCCGATCTCGGCGGCGCTGTCGATCGTCGCGATCACGCTGTTCTTCACCCACGGGCTGAATTTCGGCATCGACTTCCGCGGCGGCACCTTGCTCGAGGTGCAGGCCAAGTCCGGCACCGCGGACATCGCGGCGATGCGCACGACGCTGGATTCCCTGCGACTCGGCGAAGTCCAGCTCCAGCAGTTCGGTGGTCCCGCTGACGTCCTGATCCGCGTTGCGGAGCAGCCCGGCGGCGACGCCGCGCAGCAGGAGGCCGTGCAGAAGGTCCGCGCTGCGCTCGGCGATTCCGTCGAATATCGCCGTGTCGAGGTGGTCGGCCCGCGCGTCTCCGGTGAGCTCTTGGCCTACGGCATGCTCGGCCTGATGCTCGCGATCGTGGCGATCCTGATCTATCTCTGGTTCCGCTTCGAATGGCAGTTCGCGCTCGGCGCCATGATCGCCAACGTGCACGACATCGTGCTCACGATCGGCTTCATGTCGATCAGCCAGGTCGATTTCGACCTGACCAGCATCGCCGCGCTGCTGACGATTCTCGGCTATTCGCTCAACGACACCGTCGTCATCTACGACCGTATCCGCGAAATGCTGCGGCGCTACAAAAAGATGCCGATGCCGCAGCTGCTCAACGAGTCCATCAACTCGACGCTGTCGCGCTCCATCATCACCCACGTCACGGTGACGCTGGCACTGCTCGCGCTGCTGCTGTTCGGCGGACACGCCATCCACAGCTTCACCGCAGTGATGATGTTCGGCGTGGTGCTGGTCGGCACCTACACCTCGATCTTCATCGCGGCGCCGATCCTGATCTATCTCGGCGTCGGCGAGCATCGCGAAGATGCGCCGGATACGGCTACGCCGGCGAAGAAAAACAAGGCATGA
- a CDS encoding phytoene/squalene synthase family protein, with protein MSSTAPPSDSATFCADLVRSHDFPRYVATLFVPAAERRALLALYAFNAEIVRVRDQVSQPLPGEIRLQWWTDMLSGHVHGSAEGNPVAAELLRAIRDYDLPVEPLSLLADEHQFDLYNDPMPTMAALEGYLAATSSALFALAARIMAPPSEAAEHLARHAGLAQGIVQVVANLPRDAAHRQLFLPQQVLASHNCNMEDVFAGKETPSLRAVLDQLAGEARQHLTTASSLLPQVPPSVRPAFLLLSQTRADLKRLSKPGRNPFAPQPASRLRTLWTLWRASRSREFTK; from the coding sequence ATGAGCAGCACCGCGCCGCCATCCGATTCGGCTACCTTTTGCGCCGATCTCGTGCGCAGCCACGACTTTCCGCGTTACGTCGCGACGCTGTTCGTACCCGCCGCAGAGCGTCGCGCGCTGCTGGCGCTCTATGCCTTCAATGCAGAGATCGTGCGCGTTCGCGACCAGGTGAGCCAGCCCTTGCCCGGCGAGATTCGCCTGCAATGGTGGACCGACATGCTGTCAGGCCATGTCCATGGCAGCGCCGAGGGCAATCCGGTGGCGGCGGAGCTGCTCCGCGCGATCCGCGATTACGACCTGCCGGTCGAGCCGCTGTCCCTGCTCGCCGACGAGCACCAGTTCGATCTCTACAACGATCCGATGCCGACCATGGCGGCACTGGAAGGCTATCTGGCGGCCACCTCATCGGCGTTGTTTGCCCTTGCAGCCCGGATCATGGCGCCGCCGTCGGAGGCGGCCGAGCATCTCGCCCGTCATGCTGGGCTTGCCCAGGGAATCGTCCAGGTCGTGGCCAACCTGCCGCGTGATGCGGCGCACCGGCAATTGTTCCTGCCGCAGCAAGTGCTGGCGAGCCACAACTGCAATATGGAGGATGTGTTCGCCGGCAAGGAGACGCCGAGCCTGCGCGCCGTACTGGACCAGCTCGCGGGCGAAGCGCGGCAGCATCTGACCACGGCCTCCTCGCTGCTGCCGCAGGTGCCGCCATCCGTGCGGCCTGCGTTTCTGCTGCTGAGCCAGACCCGGGCCGATCTGAAGCGCCTGTCGAAACCTGGCCGCAATCCGTTCGCGCCGCAGCCGGCCTCGCGGCTGCGCACGCTGTGGACGCTGTGGCGGGCTTCACGCTCCAGGGAATTTACCAAATAG
- a CDS encoding Mth938-like domain-containing protein: MAGDPNAPHFPRSAPIEAYGKGGFAFAGMSHRGSLLCLPDAIWAWDVTDPTKIDRYSLDRVFTAANSIDTLLVGTGTGVWLPPPELRQALKAVRVVLDTMQTGPAVRTYNIMIGERRRVAAALIAVP; this comes from the coding sequence ATGGCTGGCGACCCCAACGCACCCCATTTCCCGCGCTCGGCGCCGATCGAAGCCTATGGCAAGGGCGGCTTCGCCTTCGCTGGCATGTCGCATCGAGGATCGTTGCTGTGCCTTCCCGACGCGATCTGGGCCTGGGACGTGACGGACCCCACCAAGATCGACCGCTACTCGCTCGATCGCGTGTTCACGGCCGCCAACAGCATCGACACGCTTCTGGTCGGCACTGGAACCGGGGTTTGGCTTCCGCCGCCGGAACTGCGCCAGGCCTTGAAGGCGGTGAGAGTAGTGCTGGACACGATGCAGACCGGCCCCGCCGTGCGCACCTACAACATCATGATCGGCGAGCGACGCCGCGTCGCGGCCGCGCTGATCGCGGTGCCATGA